A genomic region of Palaemon carinicauda isolate YSFRI2023 chromosome 22, ASM3689809v2, whole genome shotgun sequence contains the following coding sequences:
- the LOC137616007 gene encoding uncharacterized protein, producing the protein MGQINLEMSEQLERAKDKKVTFIHRLESVFEEETEKTERDNEEQWGIIKEMKTEKERLEMSLTEAKTKNLTNEGNYTCLVNELKDTKKEACRAKDELSRALGQNGKLKKSMASIAKERESLKERVCHLRSGEQMAEDRIVQTTKENVGLKDELLAGN; encoded by the coding sequence atgggacaaataaatcttgaaatgagtgaGCAACTGGAAAGAGCTAAGGATAAAAAAGTGACCTttattcatcggttggaatctgtatttgaggaagagaCTGAGAAAACTGAAAGAGACAATGAGGAGCAATGGGGGATCATTaaagagatgaaaacagagaaagagaggctggagatgagTCTGACTGAGGCTAAGACGAAAAACTTGACCAATGAAGGAAATTACACCTGCCTCGTAAATGAGTTAAAAGACACCAAGAAAGAAGCCTGTAGGGCGAAGGATGAGCTGTCTAGGGCTTTAGGACAGAATGGCAAACTAAAGAAGAGTATGGCTTCCattgccaaggagagagagagtctcaaggAACGTGTCTGCCATCTAAGGTCTGGTGAGCAAATGGCAGAGGACAGGATCGTCCAAaccaccaaagaaaatgttggtctgaaggaCGAGCTACTTGCGGGAAATTAG